A window from Prochlorococcus marinus CUG1435 encodes these proteins:
- the miaA gene encoding tRNA (adenosine(37)-N6)-dimethylallyltransferase MiaA, with product MTSYPPKVIVLIGPTASGKTELAIEIAQYFKTRIHNIDSRQIYKYMDVGTAKPSKNQQNKIKHFLIDIEEPINPINVKQFQEIAQKSIKREIKHNYLPFLVGGSGLYMNSITKGLFVPDVPPQNYLRDQLQELGQKECWEILKNCDPISTKKINFADHIRTIRALEVFYVTGKPLSAQKIQKPPNWKILELGLERDNLKERISQRTKNMFTSGIIDETKHLISQYGYDLPILETIGYREANAVLKNYLTIDKAIELTTTKTIQFAKRQKTWFRNKNNPIWLNNKNLLKDAIIKIESFLS from the coding sequence ATGACTTCCTATCCACCTAAGGTAATAGTTTTAATTGGACCTACAGCAAGTGGGAAAACAGAATTAGCTATTGAAATTGCGCAATATTTTAAAACTCGTATACATAACATTGATTCAAGACAAATTTATAAGTATATGGATGTTGGAACAGCAAAACCATCGAAGAATCAACAAAACAAAATAAAACATTTTTTAATAGACATTGAAGAGCCTATTAATCCAATTAATGTAAAACAATTTCAAGAAATTGCACAAAAATCAATAAAAAGGGAAATCAAACACAATTACCTCCCATTCCTAGTTGGCGGAAGTGGTTTGTATATGAACTCAATAACAAAAGGATTATTTGTGCCAGATGTTCCTCCACAAAATTATTTGAGAGATCAATTACAAGAACTTGGTCAGAAAGAATGTTGGGAGATTTTAAAAAATTGTGATCCAATCTCCACAAAAAAAATAAATTTTGCTGATCATATCAGAACAATAAGAGCTTTAGAAGTTTTTTATGTAACAGGAAAACCTTTATCAGCACAAAAAATTCAAAAACCCCCTAATTGGAAAATATTAGAACTTGGATTAGAAAGAGATAATTTAAAAGAAAGAATTTCACAAAGAACAAAAAATATGTTCACATCGGGAATTATTGACGAGACTAAACACTTGATTAGTCAATATGGATATGATTTGCCAATATTAGAAACTATTGGATACCGTGAAGCTAATGCTGTTTTAAAAAATTACTTAACAATTGATAAGGCGATTGAATTAACTACTACAAAAACAATCCAATTTGCTAAAAGACAAAAAACATGGTTTCGTAATAAAAATAATCCGATTTGGCTTAATAACAAAAACCTGCTAAAAGATGCAATAATTAAAATAGAGTCTTTTTTAAGCTAA
- the mutS gene encoding DNA mismatch repair protein MutS, which yields MQEDTIIQKNLFAIGNENNEQEEITKIPEDLSWEDLKKESKKRPRQRKNSNNLVNKFKTNLISNNKNVCINEKSYSYKTVSKMKLTPVMKHYVTLKEKNKDRLLLYRLGDFFECFFEDAVLISNLLEITLTSKDAGKEIGKIPMAGVPYHAMERYCADLIKKNYSVVICDQLEKSSGNYGTPIKRGITRIITPGTVIEEGMLIAKKNNWITAIFLSEENSDESYEWGISKADVSTGELITLEGQSLSKLFDEIIKLDSSEIIVGSNEVRNLLIKGNSQITYTVSEETNFGINEANYLIKKYFQIATLEGIGLKNLNNATRSLGGLLNYLEKINPSNLDKDSSVKISLDFPQIQFGHNKLIIDYQTQKNLEIKHTQRENNYVGSLLWSIDRTYTCMGARCLRRWIDSPLLNVNEIYKRQNIIKNFIESRQLRIDTQNLLRAMGDLERLAGRACAGHASPRDLIAIAEGLKKLPRLKSIVELFKYDLPDWTDQLKNIDAGLLELADTISFKLIENPPLNISEGGMIHDGVDNILDGLRNLMDDYSEWLDKEELKERKISKISNLKIQFHKNFGYYISINKSKVNLAPQHWIKRQTLTNEERYITSEIKNKENKIFQIKSRASSREYEIFCELRNIVAQKTKQIRSIAKAIASLDALLGLSITSVENNFIKPSLIPINDSMKKNSTKIIAGRNPIVEQLLNDKKFIANDISFDENQKLIILTGPNASGKSCFIRQLGLIQILAQIGSFVPAKNADIKIADRIFTRIGAVDDQSSGQSTFMVEMSETASILNQATFSSLVLLDEIGRGTSTFDGLSIAWSVSEYLAKKIQCNTIFATHYHELNYLSNSNKNIQNFQVLVEQNNDKLIFSHRIVKGGSNKSYGIEAAKLAGVPKEVIEKAKSVLNSLEENNKLNYDIQ from the coding sequence ATGCAAGAAGATACGATAATTCAAAAGAATTTATTTGCGATTGGTAATGAAAATAATGAGCAAGAAGAAATAACAAAAATTCCAGAAGATTTATCTTGGGAAGATTTAAAAAAAGAATCGAAAAAAAGACCTAGACAAAGAAAAAATTCAAATAATTTAGTAAATAAATTCAAGACTAATTTAATTTCAAATAACAAAAATGTTTGCATTAATGAAAAATCTTATAGCTACAAAACAGTTTCAAAAATGAAATTAACTCCTGTAATGAAGCATTATGTAACTCTAAAAGAGAAAAATAAAGATAGGTTATTACTTTATAGATTAGGAGATTTTTTTGAATGTTTTTTTGAGGATGCTGTATTAATATCTAACCTTTTAGAAATAACACTTACCAGTAAAGATGCTGGCAAAGAGATTGGTAAGATCCCTATGGCAGGGGTTCCTTATCATGCAATGGAGAGATATTGTGCTGATTTAATTAAAAAAAATTATTCTGTGGTTATATGCGACCAATTAGAAAAAAGTTCTGGCAATTATGGGACTCCAATTAAAAGAGGAATAACGAGAATAATTACTCCTGGAACTGTAATTGAAGAGGGGATGTTGATAGCAAAAAAAAATAATTGGATTACTGCTATTTTCTTATCAGAAGAAAACTCAGATGAATCTTATGAATGGGGAATATCAAAAGCTGATGTAAGCACAGGAGAATTAATAACTTTAGAAGGTCAATCTCTGTCAAAACTATTTGATGAAATTATTAAATTAGATTCTTCAGAGATCATTGTAGGAAGCAATGAAGTAAGAAATTTATTAATTAAGGGAAATAGTCAAATAACATATACTGTCTCAGAGGAGACTAATTTTGGCATTAATGAAGCAAATTATCTAATAAAAAAATATTTCCAAATTGCAACCCTAGAAGGAATAGGACTTAAAAATTTAAACAATGCGACTAGATCTCTTGGAGGTTTATTAAATTATTTAGAAAAAATTAATCCTTCCAATTTAGATAAAGATTCTTCTGTAAAAATCTCATTAGACTTTCCACAAATTCAATTTGGTCACAACAAATTAATTATTGATTATCAAACTCAAAAAAACTTAGAAATCAAACATACACAACGCGAAAACAATTATGTAGGTTCGCTTCTATGGAGCATCGATAGAACTTATACTTGCATGGGTGCAAGGTGTTTAAGAAGGTGGATAGATTCACCACTATTAAACGTTAATGAAATTTATAAAAGACAAAATATAATTAAAAACTTTATTGAATCTAGACAATTACGTATAGATACCCAAAATTTACTTAGAGCAATGGGGGATTTAGAAAGACTTGCAGGTAGAGCTTGTGCAGGTCATGCAAGTCCTAGAGATTTAATTGCAATAGCGGAAGGTTTAAAAAAATTGCCTAGACTAAAATCTATAGTTGAATTATTTAAATATGATCTCCCAGATTGGACTGATCAATTAAAAAATATTGATGCAGGACTCTTAGAATTAGCTGACACTATAAGTTTTAAACTAATAGAAAATCCTCCTCTAAATATTAGTGAAGGAGGCATGATCCACGATGGTGTTGACAATATATTAGATGGTTTACGTAATTTAATGGATGATTACTCTGAGTGGCTAGATAAAGAGGAATTAAAAGAAAGAAAAATTAGCAAAATTTCAAACCTAAAAATTCAATTTCATAAAAATTTTGGTTACTACATTTCTATAAATAAATCAAAAGTTAATTTAGCTCCACAACATTGGATCAAAAGGCAAACACTTACTAATGAAGAAAGATATATCACTTCAGAAATTAAAAATAAAGAAAATAAAATTTTCCAAATAAAAAGTAGAGCTTCATCAAGAGAATATGAAATTTTCTGCGAATTAAGAAATATAGTTGCTCAAAAAACAAAACAAATCAGATCAATCGCAAAAGCTATAGCATCCCTTGATGCATTGCTTGGTTTATCAATTACTTCAGTAGAAAACAATTTTATAAAACCTTCATTAATACCAATAAATGATTCAATGAAAAAAAATAGTACAAAAATTATCGCAGGAAGAAATCCAATTGTAGAGCAATTGTTAAATGATAAAAAGTTTATAGCTAACGATATCTCCTTTGATGAGAATCAAAAATTAATTATATTAACCGGTCCCAATGCAAGCGGAAAAAGTTGTTTTATAAGACAACTTGGTTTAATACAAATTCTCGCACAAATTGGTAGCTTTGTTCCTGCTAAAAATGCTGACATCAAGATTGCAGATAGGATTTTTACAAGAATTGGGGCAGTTGATGATCAATCATCTGGACAATCAACATTTATGGTAGAAATGTCTGAAACTGCATCAATTCTCAATCAGGCAACTTTTAGCTCATTAGTTTTACTTGATGAGATAGGTAGAGGGACATCTACTTTTGATGGACTTTCAATAGCTTGGTCAGTAAGTGAATATCTTGCAAAAAAAATTCAATGTAATACTATTTTTGCAACGCACTATCATGAGCTTAATTATTTAAGTAATTCAAATAAAAATATACAAAATTTTCAAGTTTTAGTAGAACAAAATAACGATAAGCTAATTTTTAGTCACAGGATTGTCAAAGGGGGCTCAAACAAAAGCTACGGTATTGAAGCAGCTAAACTAGCAGGAGTTCCAAAAGAAGTTATAGAAAAAGCAAAATCAGTTTTAAATTCTTTAGAAGAAAATAATAAATTAAATTATGATATTCAGTAG
- a CDS encoding GntR family transcriptional regulator codes for MRFHIQQESDIPASTQLYNQICFSIAARHYPPGHRLPSTRLLAMQTGLHRNTISKVYRQLEIDGVVEAIAGSGIYVRDNLSKRDFKKSVFLKEKISKPPDQEAKKAIDNFINIGCTLQETREILINEIDWRINCGTRIIVSTPREDIGASMLIAEDLFPKINVPVEVVPMEELEKVLSNSNNGTIVTSRYFLQPLEKIAKQFGVRAIAVDLSDFQKELKIIKELSTGSCVGIVSISPGLLRAAEVIIHSMRGNEVILMTAISDNQSRLVSLLKASNHIVCDGPSLSVVENTLLKNRSQLMRLPQIICAKNYLSVETINQLKKEIGVIE; via the coding sequence GTGAGATTCCATATTCAACAAGAAAGTGATATCCCAGCTTCGACACAACTATATAATCAAATTTGCTTTTCAATAGCAGCAAGACATTATCCTCCAGGTCACAGACTCCCAAGTACTAGGTTGCTCGCAATGCAAACCGGGCTTCATCGCAATACTATAAGCAAAGTTTACAGACAACTTGAAATTGATGGGGTTGTTGAAGCGATAGCTGGATCAGGTATCTATGTAAGGGATAATCTTAGTAAACGAGACTTTAAGAAATCAGTTTTCTTAAAAGAGAAAATAAGTAAACCGCCGGATCAAGAAGCGAAAAAAGCTATTGATAACTTCATAAATATTGGTTGCACCTTACAAGAAACAAGAGAAATATTAATCAATGAGATTGATTGGCGTATTAATTGCGGAACAAGAATAATAGTGAGCACACCTAGGGAAGACATAGGTGCTTCTATGTTAATAGCAGAAGACCTTTTTCCAAAAATTAATGTACCAGTCGAAGTTGTTCCAATGGAAGAATTAGAAAAAGTTTTGAGTAATTCCAATAATGGTACTATTGTCACGAGTAGATATTTTTTACAGCCTCTTGAAAAAATTGCAAAACAATTTGGAGTTAGAGCTATTGCAGTTGACTTGAGTGACTTTCAAAAGGAATTAAAAATTATCAAAGAATTAAGTACTGGAAGTTGTGTTGGCATTGTTAGTATTAGTCCTGGTTTATTAAGGGCAGCGGAAGTCATTATTCACAGCATGCGAGGTAATGAAGTAATTCTTATGACAGCAATCTCAGATAATCAAAGTAGATTAGTATCACTTTTAAAGGCTTCGAATCACATTGTCTGCGATGGCCCTAGTTTATCAGTTGTAGAAAACACATTATTAAAAAATCGATCTCAACTTATGAGGTTGCCTCAAATAATATGCGCTAAGAATTATTTGAGTGTCGAAACTATAAATCAATTAAAAAAAGAAATTGGAGTTATCGAGTAG
- the cysE gene encoding serine O-acetyltransferase: MVLRTFKSDIEIIRERDPAARGILEIFLCYPGFQSIVIHRLTHKLWQLKVPLIPRLISHLNRLITGIEIHPGAKIGKKVFIDHGMGVVIGETAEIGNNCLLYQGVTLGGTGKSHGKRHPTLMENVVVGAGAKVLGSITVGSNTRIGAGSVVVRNVEGNSTVVGVPGRVVHQSGVKVNPLAHSALPDAEANVIKNLMDRIDFLENEILKLQKTLQCIVNSESIDTSKLGNAQNLKDKEIIEFLGDD; encoded by the coding sequence ATGGTACTAAGAACTTTCAAATCTGATATAGAAATCATAAGGGAGAGAGATCCTGCTGCAAGAGGGATATTAGAAATTTTTCTTTGCTACCCAGGTTTTCAATCAATAGTTATTCATAGGTTGACACATAAATTATGGCAATTAAAAGTTCCTTTAATTCCCCGCTTGATTAGTCACCTAAATAGGTTAATAACAGGTATTGAAATCCATCCTGGGGCCAAAATTGGGAAAAAGGTTTTCATAGATCATGGAATGGGAGTTGTAATAGGTGAAACAGCTGAGATAGGAAATAATTGTCTTCTATATCAAGGCGTGACGTTAGGAGGTACTGGCAAAAGTCATGGGAAAAGACACCCAACCTTGATGGAGAATGTTGTAGTTGGAGCAGGTGCAAAAGTTCTGGGATCTATTACTGTAGGATCTAATACTCGTATTGGTGCTGGTTCAGTAGTTGTTCGTAATGTAGAAGGGAACAGCACTGTGGTTGGGGTACCTGGGAGAGTTGTGCATCAAAGTGGTGTCAAAGTAAACCCATTGGCTCATTCTGCTTTACCAGACGCAGAGGCAAATGTTATTAAAAATTTAATGGATAGAATAGACTTCCTTGAAAATGAAATTCTTAAATTGCAAAAAACTCTACAATGTATAGTTAACTCAGAATCTATAGATACCTCTAAACTCGGGAACGCACAAAACCTTAAAGACAAAGAAATTATTGAATTTCTTGGAGATGATTAA
- a CDS encoding GNAT family N-acetyltransferase, with translation MKEISLISHSKGALGLRFFGLGPNLKPTNGLNKLQKLLDNNAFWAKNRTINDLKKCLAKSDVVISIWVGNEIVGFGRALTDGIYRGVLWDIVIDQNHQGKGFGKLIVNNLLSSKEIKNTKKIYLMTTDKKLFYSQMDFKEVTSQNLLIREI, from the coding sequence ATGAAAGAAATATCTCTAATCAGCCACTCCAAGGGAGCTTTAGGGTTAAGGTTTTTTGGATTAGGTCCCAATCTCAAACCCACTAATGGATTAAATAAGCTACAAAAATTGCTAGATAATAATGCTTTCTGGGCAAAAAATAGAACAATTAATGATCTAAAAAAATGTCTTGCTAAAAGTGACGTTGTAATTAGCATTTGGGTTGGTAACGAAATAGTTGGTTTCGGCAGAGCTTTAACAGATGGGATTTATCGTGGGGTTCTTTGGGATATTGTTATAGATCAAAATCATCAAGGGAAAGGTTTTGGCAAATTAATTGTAAATAATCTTTTATCTTCAAAAGAAATTAAAAATACAAAGAAAATATATTTAATGACGACAGATAAAAAATTGTTTTATTCTCAAATGGATTTCAAAGAAGTTACCTCTCAAAATTTGTTAATTCGTGAAATATAA
- the psbZ gene encoding photosystem II core protein PsbZ has translation MQAVNFFFVNALLFASLIAVVGVPVLYVTQPSTEEGQRESRRKIYSIAAVWVVLVFVTGIVSSLV, from the coding sequence ATGCAGGCTGTTAACTTTTTCTTCGTAAATGCTCTATTATTTGCTTCTTTAATTGCGGTAGTTGGAGTACCCGTTTTATATGTGACTCAACCTTCTACCGAAGAAGGGCAGCGAGAAAGTAGGAGAAAAATTTATTCTATTGCTGCTGTTTGGGTTGTCTTGGTTTTTGTTACAGGAATTGTTTCTTCATTAGTTTGA
- a CDS encoding nuclear transport factor 2 family protein: MTRVISIEDLKGLFTKPYGIDAPTKQKWAEFYNEDVIFEDPTQETEGLDSYIKAQEKLVKRCDDVFLETHAISITGNCGFVEWTMGLKIMGKEFIYPGTTRLLFGENGLIKEHRDYFDFCGPTFGPVPILGPFIRWLYSKFVS; this comes from the coding sequence ATGACAAGAGTAATTTCTATTGAGGATTTAAAAGGATTATTTACTAAACCTTATGGTATAGATGCACCAACAAAACAAAAATGGGCTGAATTTTATAATGAAGATGTTATTTTTGAAGACCCAACGCAGGAAACAGAGGGCTTAGATTCTTACATTAAAGCTCAAGAAAAGCTAGTTAAAAGATGTGATGATGTTTTTTTAGAAACTCATGCGATTTCCATCACTGGAAATTGTGGATTTGTTGAATGGACAATGGGTTTAAAAATTATGGGTAAAGAATTTATTTATCCTGGAACTACACGTTTATTATTTGGCGAAAATGGATTAATAAAAGAGCATAGAGATTACTTTGATTTTTGCGGACCCACTTTTGGACCAGTTCCTATTTTAGGTCCTTTTATAAGATGGCTTTATAGTAAATTTGTCTCTTGA
- a CDS encoding 6,7-dimethyl-8-ribityllumazine synthase, giving the protein MAIFEGSFTNASTLKVGIVIARFNDLITNKILSGCLDCLKRHGLDTSELSNQVDIVWVPGSFELPIAAKTLTKKKSYDAVIALGAVIRGETSHYDVVISEASKGISKVSYENNVPIIFGVLTTDTMQQALERAGIKNNLGWNYALQAIEMGSLIKNLN; this is encoded by the coding sequence ATGGCTATTTTTGAGGGATCTTTTACTAATGCATCTACTTTAAAAGTTGGGATTGTAATAGCAAGATTTAATGATTTAATTACTAATAAAATTTTATCTGGTTGTCTTGATTGTTTAAAAAGACATGGTTTAGATACTTCTGAATTAAGCAATCAAGTAGATATAGTTTGGGTTCCTGGTTCATTCGAATTACCAATCGCAGCTAAAACCCTCACTAAAAAAAAGAGTTATGATGCTGTAATTGCTCTTGGGGCTGTGATCCGTGGGGAAACTTCCCACTATGATGTAGTTATATCTGAGGCGAGCAAAGGTATTTCAAAGGTATCATATGAAAATAATGTTCCAATTATTTTTGGAGTTTTGACTACTGATACTATGCAGCAGGCTCTAGAAAGAGCAGGGATAAAAAATAATCTTGGTTGGAATTATGCTTTACAAGCAATTGAGATGGGATCTTTGATTAAAAATTTAAATTAA
- the secA gene encoding preprotein translocase subunit SecA has product MLKLLLGDPNTRKLKRYQPIVEEINFLEEEISQFSDDELRKETQNLKSKISSELDFKKQKVLLEEFLPKAFAIVREASKRVLDMRHFDVQLIGGMVLHECQIAEMKTGEGKTLVATLPCYLNALTGKGVHVVTVNDYLARRDAEWMGQVHRFLGLSVGLIQQDMSPIERKKNYECDITYATNSELGFDYLRDNMSTDINEVVQRKFNYCVIDEVDSILIDEARTPLIISGQVERPQEKYQKASELALALVKAKELSKDGIDPEGDYEVDEKQRSCILTDQGFAKCEEYLGVVDLYNPQDPWAHYITNALKAKELFIKDVNYIIRNDEAVIVDEFTGRVMPGRRWSDGQHQAIEAKENLKIQPETQTLASITYQNFFLLYPGLAGMTGTAKTEEVEFEKTYKLESTVIPTNQVRKRKDLSDQVFKTEIGKWKAVAKETAQIHREGRPVLVGTTSVEKSELLSSLLTEEKITHNLLNAKPENVEREAEIVAQAGRAGAVTIATNMAGRGTDIILGGNSDYMARLKLKEILVPLLVRPDNEHKPPIPKQRTSKSKGGFSSKVGSSLKKNIAGSSTNLFPCKLDEEIENKLSFLSNKLVENWGERQLSVLELDDKIATASEKAPTEDKMIKLLRESLSDVKKEYEKVLIHEEEKVREAGGLHVIGTERHESRRVDNQLRGRAGRQGDLGSTRFFLSLEDNLLRIFGGDRVANLMNAFRVDEDMPIESGMLTRSLESAQKKVETYYYDIRKQVFEYDEVMNNQRKAVYSERLRVLQGDDLKRQVIGYGERTMSEIVEAYINPDLPPEEWNIDQLISKVKEFVYLLDDLKSDDVNLLSIEELKNYLQEQLRIAYDLKESQIEKIRPGLMREAERFFILQQIDNLWREHLQSMDSLRESVGLRGYGQKDPLIEYKNEGYDMFLEMMTNMRRNVIYSMFMFQPKTDTNDKS; this is encoded by the coding sequence ATGCTAAAACTTTTGTTGGGAGACCCGAATACACGAAAGTTAAAGCGCTATCAACCAATAGTGGAAGAGATAAATTTTTTAGAGGAAGAAATTTCTCAATTTAGTGATGATGAGCTAAGAAAAGAAACTCAAAATCTTAAATCAAAGATTTCATCAGAATTAGACTTTAAAAAACAAAAAGTACTCTTAGAAGAATTTCTTCCTAAAGCCTTTGCAATAGTAAGGGAAGCCAGTAAGCGTGTTCTTGATATGAGACATTTTGATGTTCAGTTAATAGGTGGGATGGTTTTACATGAGTGTCAAATTGCTGAGATGAAGACTGGAGAAGGTAAAACTCTTGTTGCAACATTACCTTGCTATTTAAATGCTTTAACTGGAAAAGGGGTTCACGTTGTTACTGTAAATGATTATCTAGCTAGAAGAGATGCTGAATGGATGGGACAAGTTCATCGTTTTTTGGGCTTATCAGTTGGCTTGATTCAGCAAGATATGAGCCCAATTGAGAGAAAGAAAAATTATGAATGTGATATCACTTATGCCACTAATTCCGAATTAGGATTCGATTATTTAAGGGATAATATGTCTACTGATATTAATGAAGTGGTGCAAAGAAAATTCAATTATTGCGTGATTGATGAGGTTGATTCAATACTTATTGATGAAGCTAGAACACCTCTAATTATTTCTGGTCAAGTTGAAAGACCCCAAGAAAAATATCAAAAAGCTTCAGAATTAGCTTTGGCATTAGTTAAAGCAAAAGAATTAAGTAAAGATGGGATTGATCCCGAAGGGGATTATGAAGTTGATGAAAAGCAGAGAAGTTGTATATTAACTGATCAAGGTTTCGCTAAATGTGAAGAGTATTTGGGAGTTGTTGATTTATACAATCCTCAAGATCCATGGGCACACTATATAACTAATGCTTTAAAAGCCAAAGAATTATTTATTAAAGATGTAAATTACATTATTAGAAATGATGAGGCTGTGATAGTCGATGAATTTACAGGCAGGGTCATGCCAGGAAGGCGTTGGAGTGACGGACAACATCAAGCTATAGAAGCAAAAGAGAATCTTAAAATTCAGCCCGAGACTCAAACATTAGCATCCATTACTTATCAGAATTTTTTCCTCTTATATCCTGGTCTAGCAGGTATGACAGGAACTGCAAAAACTGAGGAGGTTGAATTTGAAAAAACCTATAAATTAGAATCAACAGTCATTCCGACGAATCAAGTAAGAAAGAGAAAAGATTTGTCTGACCAAGTATTTAAGACTGAGATAGGTAAATGGAAGGCAGTTGCCAAAGAAACTGCACAAATACACAGAGAGGGAAGACCTGTTTTAGTTGGCACAACAAGTGTCGAAAAAAGTGAGTTACTAAGTTCACTATTAACCGAGGAAAAAATTACACATAATTTGTTGAATGCTAAGCCAGAGAATGTTGAACGTGAAGCAGAAATTGTTGCTCAGGCAGGTAGAGCAGGTGCTGTTACTATTGCCACTAATATGGCTGGGAGGGGAACAGATATAATTCTCGGCGGTAATAGTGACTATATGGCAAGACTTAAATTAAAAGAGATTTTAGTTCCTTTACTAGTAAGGCCAGATAATGAGCATAAACCACCAATTCCTAAGCAAAGAACTTCAAAATCTAAGGGTGGTTTTTCTTCAAAGGTGGGCTCAAGTTTGAAAAAAAACATTGCAGGCTCATCAACCAATCTATTTCCTTGCAAGTTAGATGAAGAGATTGAAAATAAACTTTCTTTTTTATCTAATAAACTTGTTGAAAATTGGGGAGAGAGACAACTTTCTGTCTTAGAACTAGATGACAAAATAGCTACAGCTTCAGAAAAAGCACCAACCGAAGATAAAATGATAAAGCTTTTGAGAGAATCTTTATCAGATGTAAAGAAAGAATATGAAAAGGTTTTGATTCATGAAGAGGAAAAAGTAAGAGAGGCTGGCGGTTTACATGTTATCGGTACTGAGAGACATGAATCAAGAAGAGTGGATAATCAGCTTAGAGGTAGAGCTGGAAGACAAGGTGATCTTGGAAGTACTAGATTCTTCTTATCTTTGGAAGATAATCTTTTAAGAATTTTTGGAGGAGATAGGGTAGCAAATCTAATGAATGCATTTAGGGTTGACGAAGATATGCCTATCGAATCAGGAATGCTTACTAGGTCTTTAGAAAGTGCTCAAAAGAAAGTTGAAACCTATTATTACGATATTAGAAAACAAGTTTTCGAATATGATGAGGTCATGAATAATCAAAGAAAAGCTGTATATAGTGAAAGATTGAGAGTTTTACAAGGAGATGATTTAAAGAGGCAAGTAATAGGATATGGAGAGAGAACAATGAGTGAAATTGTAGAGGCTTATATTAATCCTGATCTCCCCCCTGAAGAATGGAATATTGATCAATTAATTTCTAAAGTTAAAGAATTTGTATATTTATTAGATGATCTTAAATCAGATGATGTTAATTTATTGTCAATAGAAGAATTAAAAAACTATCTTCAAGAGCAGTTGCGAATTGCTTATGACTTAAAGGAATCACAAATAGAAAAGATTCGTCCAGGATTAATGAGAGAAGCTGAAAGATTTTTCATTTTGCAGCAAATTGATAATTTATGGCGTGAACATCTTCAATCGATGGATTCTTTGAGAGAATCAGTTGGATTGAGAGGTTATGGCCAAAAAGATCCTTTAATAGAATATAAAAATGAGGGATATGACATGTTTCTTGAAATGATGACCAATATGAGAAGAAATGTTATTTATTCAATGTTTATGTTTCAACCTAAAACTGACACGAATGACAAAAGTTAA
- a CDS encoding translation initiation factor IF-3, with translation MPPRPRFDRRAPVRELPNINERIKYTQLRVVDSDGKQLGVIDRLKALEIASQRELDLVLVSEKANPPVCRIMDYGKYKFEQEKKAKEARKKSHQTEVKEVKMRYKIDKHDYDVRIGQATKFLKSGDKVKCTVIFRGREIQHSNLAETLLLKMANDLEEQSEVQQKPKREGRNMIMFLSPRKTPLIKKDAG, from the coding sequence ATGCCACCACGCCCACGCTTTGACCGCCGCGCTCCTGTCAGAGAGCTCCCAAATATCAATGAAAGAATAAAATACACTCAATTAAGGGTTGTCGATTCAGATGGAAAGCAGTTAGGTGTAATCGATAGATTGAAAGCATTAGAAATAGCCTCTCAACGAGAACTGGATCTAGTTTTGGTAAGCGAAAAAGCAAATCCTCCTGTTTGTAGAATAATGGACTATGGAAAATATAAATTTGAACAAGAAAAGAAAGCAAAAGAAGCAAGAAAAAAATCTCATCAAACAGAAGTTAAAGAAGTAAAAATGAGATACAAAATCGACAAGCATGATTATGACGTAAGGATAGGTCAAGCTACTAAATTTTTAAAATCAGGAGATAAAGTAAAATGTACTGTTATCTTCAGAGGTAGAGAAATTCAACACTCAAATTTAGCTGAAACACTTCTTTTAAAAATGGCTAATGATTTAGAAGAACAATCAGAAGTACAACAAAAGCCAAAAAGAGAAGGTAGAAATATGATTATGTTTTTAAGCCCAAGAAAAACTCCTCTTATAAAAAAAGATGCAGGATAA